In the genome of Hydractinia symbiolongicarpus strain clone_291-10 chromosome 5, HSymV2.1, whole genome shotgun sequence, one region contains:
- the LOC130646053 gene encoding uncharacterized protein LOC130646053, which produces MKDCAISSFESYNSSKKPKNLSDEELEALFSLANNLDLVIQKSDKGNSVVLVDKDIYVNKISDILNDTAKFAKVKCDKEKELNFIINQEKKVTAVLKTLLDNGSLERRLHEKLKPTGSKLGILYGLCKIHKSIVNGSPPFRPILSAIDTPTYNLAKFLNPLLAPLTVNEYTVFSSFSFAEEISKQDSSLFMASLDVDSLFKNIPLQETIDICTDSLFSETDRVSNFCKSDFRKLLSLATENSYFTFDGQLFKQVDGVAMGSPLGPSLANAFLSHHEKTWLDNCPSSFKPVYYRRYVDDVFVLFSSPSHLPLFKDYLNRQHINISFTSECEADKTLPFLDVSVSRNESKFVTSIYRKPTFSGVYTNYNSFLPKEYKTGLIMTLIFRIFKIVSDFSRFHLEMQDLRNILLRNGYPSSLIDQCIKSFLDRMFQDKKVFSTVPKLEVLIILPYLGNISLKLRTHLVKTFDRHLPCCKLRVIFKSGCRIGNFFRFKDRVSKALRSKVVYKYQCDGCNAIYYGKTMRHLKVRACEHMAVSALTGKSVKSINPSAVLEHVVFCKNRPSLDNFSIISSASNNFDLELKESLLIRRDKPILNRNIASMPLFLFSDN; this is translated from the coding sequence ATGAAAGATTGTGCTATTTCATCTTTTGAAAGTTACAATTCCTCGAAGAAACCCAAAAACCTGAGCGATGAAGAACTTGAAGCTCTGTTTTCGTTGGCAAATAATTTGGACTTAGTTATTCAAAAATCTGACAAAGGAAATTCAGTTGTTCTTGTCGATAAAGATATATACGTAAACAAGATTAGTGATATTTTGAATGACACAGCGAAGTTTGCAaaagttaaatgtgataaagagaAGGAGCTGAATTTTATCATCAATCAAGAGAAAAAAGTTACAgcagttttgaaaactttgcTTGACAACGGTTCCTTGGAAAGAAGATTACATGAAAAACTTAAACCAACTGGGTCAAAGCTAGGAATATTATATGGTTTATGTAAAATTCACAAATCTATTGTTAACGGAAGTCCACCTTTTAGGCCCATTTTATCGGCTATCGATACACCCACCTACAATTTGGCTAAGTTTCTTAATCCACTTTTGGCACCCTTAACAGTTAATGAGTATACTGTTTTCAGCTCTTTTTCCTTTGCTGAAGAAATTAGTAAACAGGACAGTAGTTTGTTTATGGCTAGCCTAGATGttgattctttatttaaaaatattccttTGCAAGAAACTATAGATATTTGTACTGATTCTTTATTTTCAGAGACTGACCGAGTCAGTAATTTTTGCAAAAGTGATTTTCGTAAACTCCTCTCTCTGGCCACagaaaattcttatttcacGTTTGACGGTCAACTATTCAAGCAAGTCGATGGGGTAGCTATGGGATCACCTCTTGGCCCCAGCCTTGCTAATGCTTTTCTTTCGCACCACGAAAAGACTTGGTTGGATAATTGTCCATCATCCTTTAAGCCAGTGTATTATAGAAGATATGTTGATGATGTTTTTGTGTTGTTCTCATCTCCTAGCCATTTGCCTCTATTTAAGGACTATCTTAATAGGCAACACATCAACATATCTTTCACGTCTGAGTGCGAGGCCGATAAAACTCTTCCGTTTCTTGACGTATCTGTTTCTCGCAATGAATCGAAGTTTGTTACATCTATCTATAGGAAGCCTACATTTAGTGGTGTTTACACGAATTACAACAGCTTTTTGCCGAAAGAATATAAAACGGGTTTGATAATGACATTGATTTTTCGGATATTTAAGattgtttctgatttttctaGGTTTCACTTAGAAATGCAAGATCTTAGAAACATTCTGTTAAGAAATGGCTACCCGTCAAGTTTGATTGATCAATGCATTAAGTCTTTTCTCGACAGAATGTTTCAAGATAAGAAAGTTTTCAGTACCGTGCCTAAGTTAGAAGTTCTTATTATTTTGCCATATTTGGGTAATATATCGTTGAAACTGCGAACTCACTtagttaaaacatttgataGGCATCTTCCGTGCTGTAAGCTTAGGGTTATTTTCAAATCGGGTTGTAGAATTGGCAATTTTTTCCGGTTTAAGGACCGTGTTTCAAAGGCTCTGCGTTCAAAAGTCGTATATAAATATCAGTGTGATGGCTGCAATGCCATCTATTATGGAAAAACTATGCGACATTTGAAAGTTAGAGCCTGCGAACACATGGCCGTTTCTGCCTTGACTGGAAAATCCGTCAAATCTATTAACCCTAGTGCGGTTTTGGAGCATgttgttttctgtaaaaatagaccatctttagataatttttctATTATCTCCTCCGcatctaataattttgatttggaaTTGAAGGAAAGCTTGTTAATCCGTAGGGATAAGCCAATTCTTAATAGAAATATTGCATCAAtgccattatttctattttcagataaTTGA
- the LOC130645390 gene encoding peroxisomal ATPase PEX1-like isoform X2, with protein sequence MRIKSAGYLPFVALNVGSSKLKSLLPILIGTRNGLSLISSWSGEYLCDDVCMLSIDRKIAKVFDLHDGDQVQISIFSEQIQPADSVTISPVETSDWDILELNSKVLESKLLDQISVIKAGLVFPFYISLSGVIFLKVVSTSPSMHVYLQEFTEVHVIPNQQSNIPLSQSQPMKKERSPTALANVTQLNKSRNHGFSIKDKMPSKLVDSLSDVFCAGSGARRHNGLIETSNSPEKHFSTEISLQSIPNVSTVIKFIKAGSSVSSKNGVHGDQNVPSDSKGLRKFADDGSAGTSGLQSHTEKNKPNSDLILPPYQGILCKSILSDSMTCLATSAWFCAEITPINKINETKKSNSSNQDPEEIVKIVIQVKLLPAPIWKHLNENERVLLVNPLLLEQLQVGSGTKIQLNCFHGDVKRPKGMVLHCKPSQHKEMIKTQFSKYLNHCVSLSPNVIINQGTLFTLNIEGASMNVVGELIGVENDVCGRIDSDGLESFFLAIEDDEEVEDDLSNAMEKAVNYNNVQEIVDDLTTKFLTNNRLRRCQNFFTAPYVVLVHGKSIATSVGCGKTLFSETIANHFRSAPLFYSIEIVRCVELRGKKIETIRDLWHDASERLCEPGILIIDDLDELIINVDPLQDGHVISLYVERLVDMFQSFFEMLVNENRNLHVIVTSTSKETLHRFVMPESNCHIFSKYVCLTDMSKDNLEILKNNLKSSNSLCDEERGGRSIAAELRKQLEGCTMKDIHLIIRKTLNEKLMISQDEKDVHLSCEDIQKTLNSFKSPLLHGVDLHKPKKISWIDIGGLDSVKGLLKETLIWPALYPELLSKSPLRLTSGVLLYGVPGTAKTMLASAVAYESRLNFISIKGPELLSKYVGSSETNVRDLFARAQAAKPCIVFFDELDSFAPRRGHDNTGVTDRVVNQLLTQLDGVESLDGVFVLAATSRPDLIDPALLRPGRFDKSILCGMPNKKDRLDILHILTKELKLQEDVDLNFLASVTEDFSGADLKALLYNAQVESAHSVLRLHGDKETSSNDQIGLLICMEDFKKALDVTQASVTIEERKKFEMIFRDFGSGREKKSVGRDFQTQRVTLA encoded by the exons ATGAGAATTAAATCAGCTGGCTACCTACCATTTGTCGCACTTAAT GTTGGTTCTAGCAAGTTAAAATCTCTACTACCAATTCTGATTGGAACAAGGAATGGACTATCCCTTATATCATCTTGGTCTGGTGAATACCTCTGCGATGATGTGTGCATGCTGTCTATTGACAGAAAAATTGCAAAAGTATTTGATTTACATGATGGTGACCAG gttcaaatttcaatattttcagaACAAATTCAGCCTGCAGATTCAGTAACAATTTCTCCTGTTGAAACGAGTGATTGGGATATTCTA GAATTGAACAGCAAAGTTCTAGAAAGCAAGTTGCTGGATCAGATATCTGTCATCAAAGCTGGACTTGTATTCCCATTTTATATCTCTTTATCTGGGGTGATATTCTTAAAAGTTG TTTCCACTTCTCCTTCCATGCATGTTTACTTACAAGAATTTACTGAAGTTCACGTGATACCTAATCAACAATCAAACATTCCGCTTTCACAATCACAGccaatgaaaaaagaaagatcACCAACTGCGTTGGCTAATGTAACACAACTGAATAAGTCACGTAATCATGGTTTTAGCATAAAAGACAAAATGCCTTCAAAGTTAGTCGACTCACTAAGTGATGTCTTTTGTGCGGGTAGTGGTGCACGACGACACAATGGTTTGATAGAAACATCGAATAGTCCTGAAAAACACTTTTCAACGGAAATTTCTCTCCAATCAATACCCAATGTATCTACAGTTATTAAGTTCATCAAAGCTGGTAGTTCAGTTAGCTCGAAAAATGGTGTACATGGCGATCAAAATGTTCCCAGTGACAGCAAGGGGCTGAGAAAGTTTGCAGATGACGGCTCGGCTGGTACTAGTGGGCTGCAATCTCATACTGAAAAGAATAAACCAAATTCTGATTTAATTCTTCCACCTTATCAAGGAATTTTATGCAAAAGTATTCTATCTGATTCTATGACGTGTCTTGCTACTTCGGCGTGGTTCTGTGCTGAAATTACACCAATCAATAAAATAAACGAAACAAAGAAATCTAATAGTTCGAATCAGGATCCAGAGGAGATTGTAAAAATTGTTATACAAGTTAAACTTCTTCCTGCACCTATATGGAAGCATTTGAATGAAAATGAACGTGTTTTACTGGTTAATCCATTGTTGCTGGAACAATTACAAGTCGGTAGCGGTACGAAAATACAACTCAATTGCTTTCATGGAGATGTTAAGAGACCAAAAGGTATGGTTTTGCATTGCAAACCATCTCAACATAAGGAGatgataaaaacacaattttcaaaatatttgaaCCATTGTGTATCACTCTCGCCAAACGTGATAATAAACCAAggaactttgtttacattgaaCATTGAAGGTGCGTCCATGAACGTTGTGGGAGAATTGATTGGTGTTGAGAACGATGTGTGTGGAAGGATAGATAGTGATGGGTTGGAGAGTTTTTTTCTTGCTATCGAAGATGATGAAGAAGTTGAGGATGACTTATCCAATGCAATGGAAAAAGCTGTTAATTACAACAATGTTCAGGAAATCGTAGATGACttgacaacaaaatttttaaccaataaTCGGTTAAGGAGATGTCAAAATTTCTTCACTGCTCCCTACGTTGTCTTAGTACATGGAAAGAGCATTGCAACTTCTGTCGGTTGTGGAAAGACATTGTTTTCAGAAACCATAGCCAATCACTTTCGTTCGGCACCGCTCTTTTATAGCATAGAAATCGTTCGTTGTGTAGAGCTACGTGGAAAGAAAATAGAAACCATCCGTGATTTATGGCACGATGCTTCGGAACGCTTGTGTGAACCAGGCATTTTAATCATTGATGACTTAGACGAACTAATTATAAATGTAGATCCTTTACAAGACGGTCACGTGATAAGTTTGTACGTGGAACGATTGGTTGATATGTTCCAATCATTCTTCGAGATGCTCGTCAACGAAAATCGAAATTTGCACGTGATCGTGACGAGCACATCGAAAGAAACGCTCCATAGATTCGTCATGCCGGAATCAAATTGTCATATATTTTCCAAATACGTATGTTTAACAGACATGTCTAAGGACAATTtagaaatattgaaaaataatttgaagtcTTCAAACAGTCTTTGCGATGAGGAACGCGGAGGCAGAAGTATTGCTGCCGAATTGAGAAAACAATTGGAGGGATGCACTATGAAAGATATTCATCTGATAATCCGGAAAACGTTGAACGAAAAACTGATGATTTCACAAGATGAAAAAGACGTACATCTGTCATGTGAAGACATTCAGAAGACTTTAAATTCGTTCAAGTCTCCGTTACTCCATGGCGTAGACCTACACAAACCGAAAAAAATTTCATGGATCGATATTGGTGGCTTGGATTCTGTTAAAGGCCTTCTTAAAGAAACTCTTATATGGCCTGCGTTGTATCCAGAGCTTTTATCAAAATCTCCATTGAGACTAACGTCCGGGGTTTTACTGTATGGCGTCCCTGGAACAGCAAAAACGATGTTAGCTAGCGCTGTAGCGTATGAATCGCGGTTGAACTTTATCAGTATAAAAGGGCCTGAATTGTTGAGCAAATATGTTGGTAGTAGCGAGACAAATGTCCGAGATTTATTCGCTCGTGCTCAGGCCGCTAAACCGTGTATTGTCTTTTTCGACGAATTAGATTCATTTGCGCCAAGACGAGGCCATGATAACACTGGTGTTACGGATCGTGTTGTCAACCAGCTGTTGACTCAATTAGACGGTGTTGAAAGTTTGGATGGTGTTTTCGTGCTAGCTGCTACATCGAGACCTGATTTAATCGATCCTGCCTTATTGCGACCTGGAAGATTTGATAAAAGTATATTATGCGGAATGCCGAATAAAAAGGACAGGCTGGATATTCTTCATATTTTGACTAAAGAGTTAAAACTGCAGGAAGATGTCGATTTGAATTTTCTAGCGTCAGTAACTGAGGATTTTTCTGGTGCTGATTTGAAAGCTTTGTTGTATAATGCGCAAGTCGAAAGTGCACATTCCGTGCTACGTTTACATGGAGACAAAGAAACTAGCAGTAACGACCAG ATAGGGCTGTTAATTTGTATGGAAGATTTCAAGAAAGCGTTAGACGTGACACAAGCTTCTGTGACGATTGAAGAACGAAAAAAATTCGAAATGAT ttttcgCGACTTTGGATCTGGTCGTGAAAAGAAGTCGGTTGGGCGAGACTTTCAAACACAACGTGTCACGCTTGCTTAA
- the LOC130646054 gene encoding uncharacterized protein LOC130646054: MKDCAISSFESYNSSKKPKNLSDEELEALFSLANNLDLVIQKSDKGNSVVLVDKDIYVNKISDILNDTAKFAKVKCDKEKELNFIINQEKKVTAVLKTLLDNGSLERRLHEKLKPTGSKLGILYGLCKIHKSIVNGSPPFRPILSAIDTPTYNLAKFLNPLLAPLTVNEYTVFSSFSFAEEISKQDSSLFMASLDVDSLFTNIPLQETIDICTDSLFSETDRVSNFCKSDFRKLLSLATENSYFTFDGQLFKQVDGVAMGSPLGPSLANAFLSHHEKTWLDNCPSSFKPVYYRRYVDDVFVLFSSPSHLPLFKDYLNRQHINISFTSECEADKTLPFLDVSVSRNESKFVTSIYRKPTFSGVYTNYNSFLPKEYKTGLIMTLIFRIFKIVSDFSRFHLEMQDLRNILLRNGYPSSLIDQCIKSFLDRMFQDKKVFSTVPKLEVLIILPYLGNISLKLRTHLVKTFDRHLPCCKLRVIFKSGCRIGNFFRFKDRVSKALRSKVVYKYQCDGCNAIYYGKTMRHLKVRACEHMAVSALTGKSVKSINPSAVLEHVVFCKNRPSLDNFSIISSASNNFDLELKESLLIRRDKPILNRNIASMPLFLFSDN; this comes from the coding sequence ATGAAAGATTGTGCTATTTCATCTTTTGAAAGTTACAATTCCTCGAAGAAACCCAAAAACCTGAGCGATGAAGAACTTGAAGCTCTGTTTTCGTTGGCAAATAATTTGGACTTAGTTATTCAAAAATCTGACAAAGGAAATTCAGTTGTTCTTGTCGATAAAGATATATACGTAAACAAGATTAGTGATATTTTGAATGACACAGCGAAGTTTGCAaaagttaaatgtgataaagagaAGGAGCTGAATTTTATCATCAATCAAGAGAAAAAAGTTACAgcagttttgaaaactttgcTTGACAACGGTTCCTTGGAAAGAAGATTACATGAAAAACTTAAACCAACTGGGTCAAAGCTAGGAATATTATATGGTTTATGTAAAATTCACAAATCTATTGTTAACGGAAGTCCACCTTTTAGGCCCATTTTATCGGCTATCGATACACCCACCTACAATTTGGCTAAGTTTCTTAATCCACTTTTGGCACCCTTAACAGTTAATGAGTATACTGTTTTCAGCTCTTTTTCCTTTGCTGAAGAAATTAGTAAACAGGACAGTAGTTTGTTTATGGCTAGCCTAGATGTTgattctttatttacaaatattcCTTTGCAAGAAACTATAGATATTTGTACTGATTCTTTATTTTCAGAGACTGACCGAGTCAGTAATTTTTGCAAAAGTGATTTTCGTAAACTCCTCTCTCTGGCCACagaaaattcttatttcacGTTTGACGGTCAACTATTCAAGCAAGTCGATGGGGTAGCTATGGGATCACCTCTTGGCCCCAGCCTTGCTAATGCTTTTCTTTCGCACCACGAAAAGACTTGGTTGGATAATTGTCCATCATCCTTTAAGCCAGTGTATTATAGAAGATATGTTGATGATGTTTTTGTGTTGTTCTCATCTCCTAGCCATTTGCCTCTATTTAAGGACTATCTTAATAGGCAACACATCAACATATCTTTCACGTCTGAGTGCGAGGCCGATAAAACTCTTCCGTTTCTTGACGTATCTGTTTCTCGCAATGAATCGAAGTTTGTTACATCTATCTATAGGAAGCCTACATTTAGTGGTGTTTACACGAATTACAACAGCTTTTTGCCGAAAGAATATAAAACGGGTTTGATAATGACATTGATTTTTCGGATATTTAAGattgtttctgatttttctaGGTTTCACTTAGAAATGCAAGATCTTAGAAACATTCTGTTAAGAAATGGCTACCCGTCAAGTTTGATTGATCAATGCATTAAGTCTTTTCTCGACAGAATGTTTCAAGATAAGAAAGTTTTCAGTACCGTGCCTAAGTTAGAAGTTCTTATTATTTTGCCATATTTGGGTAATATATCGTTGAAACTGCGAACTCACTtagttaaaacatttgataGGCATCTTCCGTGCTGTAAGCTTAGGGTTATTTTCAAATCGGGTTGTAGAATTGGCAATTTTTTCCGGTTTAAGGACCGTGTTTCAAAGGCTCTGCGTTCAAAAGTCGTATATAAATATCAGTGTGATGGCTGCAATGCCATCTATTATGGAAAAACTATGCGACATTTGAAAGTTAGAGCCTGCGAACACATGGCCGTTTCTGCCTTGACTGGAAAATCCGTCAAATCTATTAACCCTAGTGCGGTTTTGGAGCATgttgttttctgtaaaaatagaccatctttagataatttttctATTATCTCCTCCGcatctaataattttgatttggaaTTGAAGGAAAGCTTGTTAATCCGTAGGGATAAGCCAATTCTTAATAGAAATATTGCATCAAtgccattatttctattttcagataaTTGA
- the LOC130645390 gene encoding peroxisomal ATPase PEX1-like isoform X1 has protein sequence MKICATVKLDNSRNCYVNLSRSLVDAWNSQIKNLQVGSSKLKSLLPILIGTRNGLSLISSWSGEYLCDDVCMLSIDRKIAKVFDLHDGDQVQISIFSEQIQPADSVTISPVETSDWDILELNSKVLESKLLDQISVIKAGLVFPFYISLSGVIFLKVVSTSPSMHVYLQEFTEVHVIPNQQSNIPLSQSQPMKKERSPTALANVTQLNKSRNHGFSIKDKMPSKLVDSLSDVFCAGSGARRHNGLIETSNSPEKHFSTEISLQSIPNVSTVIKFIKAGSSVSSKNGVHGDQNVPSDSKGLRKFADDGSAGTSGLQSHTEKNKPNSDLILPPYQGILCKSILSDSMTCLATSAWFCAEITPINKINETKKSNSSNQDPEEIVKIVIQVKLLPAPIWKHLNENERVLLVNPLLLEQLQVGSGTKIQLNCFHGDVKRPKGMVLHCKPSQHKEMIKTQFSKYLNHCVSLSPNVIINQGTLFTLNIEGASMNVVGELIGVENDVCGRIDSDGLESFFLAIEDDEEVEDDLSNAMEKAVNYNNVQEIVDDLTTKFLTNNRLRRCQNFFTAPYVVLVHGKSIATSVGCGKTLFSETIANHFRSAPLFYSIEIVRCVELRGKKIETIRDLWHDASERLCEPGILIIDDLDELIINVDPLQDGHVISLYVERLVDMFQSFFEMLVNENRNLHVIVTSTSKETLHRFVMPESNCHIFSKYVCLTDMSKDNLEILKNNLKSSNSLCDEERGGRSIAAELRKQLEGCTMKDIHLIIRKTLNEKLMISQDEKDVHLSCEDIQKTLNSFKSPLLHGVDLHKPKKISWIDIGGLDSVKGLLKETLIWPALYPELLSKSPLRLTSGVLLYGVPGTAKTMLASAVAYESRLNFISIKGPELLSKYVGSSETNVRDLFARAQAAKPCIVFFDELDSFAPRRGHDNTGVTDRVVNQLLTQLDGVESLDGVFVLAATSRPDLIDPALLRPGRFDKSILCGMPNKKDRLDILHILTKELKLQEDVDLNFLASVTEDFSGADLKALLYNAQVESAHSVLRLHGDKETSSNDQIGLLICMEDFKKALDVTQASVTIEERKKFEMIFRDFGSGREKKSVGRDFQTQRVTLA, from the exons ATGAAGATTTGTGCTACAGTGAAATTGGATAATTCAAGAAACTGTTATGTTAATTTGTCTCGAAGTCTTGTAGACGCGTggaacagtcaaataaaaaatcTGCAG GTTGGTTCTAGCAAGTTAAAATCTCTACTACCAATTCTGATTGGAACAAGGAATGGACTATCCCTTATATCATCTTGGTCTGGTGAATACCTCTGCGATGATGTGTGCATGCTGTCTATTGACAGAAAAATTGCAAAAGTATTTGATTTACATGATGGTGACCAG gttcaaatttcaatattttcagaACAAATTCAGCCTGCAGATTCAGTAACAATTTCTCCTGTTGAAACGAGTGATTGGGATATTCTA GAATTGAACAGCAAAGTTCTAGAAAGCAAGTTGCTGGATCAGATATCTGTCATCAAAGCTGGACTTGTATTCCCATTTTATATCTCTTTATCTGGGGTGATATTCTTAAAAGTTG TTTCCACTTCTCCTTCCATGCATGTTTACTTACAAGAATTTACTGAAGTTCACGTGATACCTAATCAACAATCAAACATTCCGCTTTCACAATCACAGccaatgaaaaaagaaagatcACCAACTGCGTTGGCTAATGTAACACAACTGAATAAGTCACGTAATCATGGTTTTAGCATAAAAGACAAAATGCCTTCAAAGTTAGTCGACTCACTAAGTGATGTCTTTTGTGCGGGTAGTGGTGCACGACGACACAATGGTTTGATAGAAACATCGAATAGTCCTGAAAAACACTTTTCAACGGAAATTTCTCTCCAATCAATACCCAATGTATCTACAGTTATTAAGTTCATCAAAGCTGGTAGTTCAGTTAGCTCGAAAAATGGTGTACATGGCGATCAAAATGTTCCCAGTGACAGCAAGGGGCTGAGAAAGTTTGCAGATGACGGCTCGGCTGGTACTAGTGGGCTGCAATCTCATACTGAAAAGAATAAACCAAATTCTGATTTAATTCTTCCACCTTATCAAGGAATTTTATGCAAAAGTATTCTATCTGATTCTATGACGTGTCTTGCTACTTCGGCGTGGTTCTGTGCTGAAATTACACCAATCAATAAAATAAACGAAACAAAGAAATCTAATAGTTCGAATCAGGATCCAGAGGAGATTGTAAAAATTGTTATACAAGTTAAACTTCTTCCTGCACCTATATGGAAGCATTTGAATGAAAATGAACGTGTTTTACTGGTTAATCCATTGTTGCTGGAACAATTACAAGTCGGTAGCGGTACGAAAATACAACTCAATTGCTTTCATGGAGATGTTAAGAGACCAAAAGGTATGGTTTTGCATTGCAAACCATCTCAACATAAGGAGatgataaaaacacaattttcaaaatatttgaaCCATTGTGTATCACTCTCGCCAAACGTGATAATAAACCAAggaactttgtttacattgaaCATTGAAGGTGCGTCCATGAACGTTGTGGGAGAATTGATTGGTGTTGAGAACGATGTGTGTGGAAGGATAGATAGTGATGGGTTGGAGAGTTTTTTTCTTGCTATCGAAGATGATGAAGAAGTTGAGGATGACTTATCCAATGCAATGGAAAAAGCTGTTAATTACAACAATGTTCAGGAAATCGTAGATGACttgacaacaaaatttttaaccaataaTCGGTTAAGGAGATGTCAAAATTTCTTCACTGCTCCCTACGTTGTCTTAGTACATGGAAAGAGCATTGCAACTTCTGTCGGTTGTGGAAAGACATTGTTTTCAGAAACCATAGCCAATCACTTTCGTTCGGCACCGCTCTTTTATAGCATAGAAATCGTTCGTTGTGTAGAGCTACGTGGAAAGAAAATAGAAACCATCCGTGATTTATGGCACGATGCTTCGGAACGCTTGTGTGAACCAGGCATTTTAATCATTGATGACTTAGACGAACTAATTATAAATGTAGATCCTTTACAAGACGGTCACGTGATAAGTTTGTACGTGGAACGATTGGTTGATATGTTCCAATCATTCTTCGAGATGCTCGTCAACGAAAATCGAAATTTGCACGTGATCGTGACGAGCACATCGAAAGAAACGCTCCATAGATTCGTCATGCCGGAATCAAATTGTCATATATTTTCCAAATACGTATGTTTAACAGACATGTCTAAGGACAATTtagaaatattgaaaaataatttgaagtcTTCAAACAGTCTTTGCGATGAGGAACGCGGAGGCAGAAGTATTGCTGCCGAATTGAGAAAACAATTGGAGGGATGCACTATGAAAGATATTCATCTGATAATCCGGAAAACGTTGAACGAAAAACTGATGATTTCACAAGATGAAAAAGACGTACATCTGTCATGTGAAGACATTCAGAAGACTTTAAATTCGTTCAAGTCTCCGTTACTCCATGGCGTAGACCTACACAAACCGAAAAAAATTTCATGGATCGATATTGGTGGCTTGGATTCTGTTAAAGGCCTTCTTAAAGAAACTCTTATATGGCCTGCGTTGTATCCAGAGCTTTTATCAAAATCTCCATTGAGACTAACGTCCGGGGTTTTACTGTATGGCGTCCCTGGAACAGCAAAAACGATGTTAGCTAGCGCTGTAGCGTATGAATCGCGGTTGAACTTTATCAGTATAAAAGGGCCTGAATTGTTGAGCAAATATGTTGGTAGTAGCGAGACAAATGTCCGAGATTTATTCGCTCGTGCTCAGGCCGCTAAACCGTGTATTGTCTTTTTCGACGAATTAGATTCATTTGCGCCAAGACGAGGCCATGATAACACTGGTGTTACGGATCGTGTTGTCAACCAGCTGTTGACTCAATTAGACGGTGTTGAAAGTTTGGATGGTGTTTTCGTGCTAGCTGCTACATCGAGACCTGATTTAATCGATCCTGCCTTATTGCGACCTGGAAGATTTGATAAAAGTATATTATGCGGAATGCCGAATAAAAAGGACAGGCTGGATATTCTTCATATTTTGACTAAAGAGTTAAAACTGCAGGAAGATGTCGATTTGAATTTTCTAGCGTCAGTAACTGAGGATTTTTCTGGTGCTGATTTGAAAGCTTTGTTGTATAATGCGCAAGTCGAAAGTGCACATTCCGTGCTACGTTTACATGGAGACAAAGAAACTAGCAGTAACGACCAG ATAGGGCTGTTAATTTGTATGGAAGATTTCAAGAAAGCGTTAGACGTGACACAAGCTTCTGTGACGATTGAAGAACGAAAAAAATTCGAAATGAT ttttcgCGACTTTGGATCTGGTCGTGAAAAGAAGTCGGTTGGGCGAGACTTTCAAACACAACGTGTCACGCTTGCTTAA